The following is a genomic window from Cryptococcus neoformans var. neoformans B-3501A chromosome 12, whole genome shotgun sequence.
CATCCCTAAATCAATCCCAAAGACAAAACCCATCAGAAGACGCCCGACACTtaggcgaggaggagacgCCAAGCAAGAAAGGCGACGAACAAGGCGAGAGGGATTGTCCAAGTGGGGAAACTTGATACACGTCTCAGTTTGGGTTATTGATACGCCGCGATTGAACTTAcccagaagatgatgagctaGAAGTACCGGTACTGCTTGAAcctttcttcgccttgcccttcttctgtaAACACCGCCCGATGTCAGCATGGCGTTCGGACAAATGGTCTACccagaaaaaagaaggaaaaaaacaCTGACCTCTCCCTGGAACTCTCCCAAATACATCTTTGTCAACATTTCCCTCGCTTCATCAGAGTGTCCGACATCCTCAAAGGCCTCCGTTGCGTCCCGTCCTATTCATGCCAATTAACCAACGTATTACAGGCTGTTGATAAGGAAAACGAAAAACATaccagcttcttcaagcaaaacttcatctccaccgGGGTGCTAGTAACACATCCATCAATCTCCATTCCACTTGCACGGCAGACCCTCGTCCAATACCTTGCAACTGCGCAAAGAACGACGGCACCTCGCCCGCGTCGAACACGGAGGAACAACTCACCTCGTCCATGAACGCAGTAACGTCATAGACCTTGTCATGCAACAGCATCCAGAGTTCTTCCCTGGTGTTGTGCTGGGCAAGGGTCTCAAAAGTGTAGAGCAGCTTTTCCTCCTGCTTGGATCCAGACTCTGCGCCGACGTCAGGACCAGAGAACGCGGAGGGGTCGGCGGTCCTGGCGGGGTCGGCGGCGAcggggggggcgggggcggcCATTGCGAATTAAGACGGGCTTGTGGCGAGTGGTGGGGGGAGACACAAAAGGTAGGCGCTGAGCGGGAGACGGGACAATTTTGGTGGAAAGCGGAGAAACTGACGCGCGATCACAAAGAACTACATAATACTCCAGCTCTCGTGCCACGGCCACGTTTTTTGACCTTTTGTGGCACATTCATTGGTCAACCTTGCCCTCTCCATGAATTCGGTTTTACAGTTTACAATGCAGCAACAAAACCAACGCAAATCCCAGAACTGCAGAAACGACAACATAGATGCAACGAATAGCCCGGGATAGCCACTATCATACATGCAGTGCCTAGATAAAACTACCCAAACACCCAACCCTCGCCTTCTCTTAAAGAGAAAGGTCGATCTTCTTGGCATCCTGACCGAGAGCCTTAGCCctcttcttgagcttgttgatAGACTTGTTGCCTCGGACACCACCACCCCAGTGTCGCCTGTGGTCCTCGTACTTCTCGAGGAAGTTGGCCTTGGCGGCAGAGACGAGGGTAGCAAGAGCCTGCTGGTCCTCGGACCTGACTTCGGTGATAGCGACGGTGGCGGCAGTCTTCTTGCCGGTCACCAAACCGAGCCTGgccttgcccttgacgATAACGTAAGGGACACCCATCTTCCTGCAGAGAGcggggaggaagacgacgagcTCAATAGGGTCAACATCGTCGGCAATGACGACGAGCTGagccttcttggcctcGACGAGGGCAACAACGTGGTTGAGACCGTACTTGGCGAAGATGGGCTTCTTAGTGTCGGCGGTGGTGGCCTTgtcaccctccttctctcgcttctCGGCCTCCGCAAGGAGAcgagccttcttctcttggGTAGACTCAGGCTTGTACTTGTtgaggagctggaagagctgAGTGGCGGTGTTCTTGTCGAGGGTGTTGGAGAACTGGGCGATGGCAGGGGGGACCTAGAGGGCGAGTCAGCTAAATCACGGATTAAGaggccaaaaaaaaaatgacaAACCTTCAATCGCTGGTTGAGGATGACCTTCTGCCTCTGGAGACGAACGTACTCGGGCCACTTGACGAATCGAGTGAGGTCCCTCTTGGGAGGAAGGTCGCCACCTACAACAAGCATTGGCAACAACTCCAAATACTGACAATAAATTTTACTAACCGATACCAAAGGTCTTGGACCTCTTCTCGAAGAGAGGGTTCTGGACCTTCTTACCAGCCTTCTTGGTGCCGACTAGAGAAAGAGTCAGGACAAGCTACAGAGACAGACAGGAACACACTCACAGGGAGCAGCAGCGggcttctttcctttggGGGCCTATAAATGGGTCATTGAGACGACGTCAGCGATGAACCTCTACTAATTTCGAGGCATCACGTCGGAGCTCTAGAGATCGTCTCTTGCGAGAGATCACCCAGGTGGGTCAGGCATATTGCCGAGAAATCATCGCGCTGCCCCTAGGCATTGCTCCTTCTCGCACGTTTGGGGGCGGTTACCAGAGCTTCTCGTGGGAAACACAAGTGCGCCAGCCACCGACGTCCCCAAATCCATCTAGTGTATGCCTTGATGGTTGGCGCTGTCTAGTTCTCCTTGGTGATGCCTGTTGAGAATGGTTGAATGCGCACCATTTTTGAAGTTTTTGTGGGTTGGGTGGTGGACttgagggatgaagaaggaagaaagaaaccCGGCAGGGGAGAGGTGGTTTTGCGCCAGCCATAGGGAAACGCGACCGGGTGTCCCGATCCATGCCTTAACACCGATCCGACGGATGCGACACAATTTCGCCACCGACGGAGATTATACAAAACGCCGGGAAGAGGCTGCCCTCGGGGTCGTAGATTTCGAGTTGTTCACGCTTCAAGGCCTGCCTTTTGCAACCCTCAAGCTTAGGAGTACAGGTCAAAATGGTGAGTGCCGTTTTGGGACCatagcagcagcagcagcggaAGTAGCAGTGGAACCACCAGGCGATACGGCACGACATTCCtatcagcagcagcaagtaTAGCGGAGATATAACTTGACTGGAGAAAGTGACTTGGGTTGAGATGAGGACGGGTAGTCGGTTGAGAGATCATGATGGTTAATGCGGGCGCCCAAGTTGGAGGCTGTGATGACGGTGGAGGAATCGTCGGGTTGATTTTGAAAGGTGCTGAAATAGAGTTGTGTCGCCTGGAGAGCGCTGGGACCGTTGACGTCTTGGATTAATTCTGCTCGtctactgctgctgctgctgccgctcTCAGTCGAAAACCCTCATAGCAAGTACTCGGCTGACATTTCTATCTCTAGCCTCAACAAGTCCGAGACATCAAAAAGTTCCTCGAGATCGCGCGAAGGAAGGACGCTACCCGTTAGTTTGATGGTCCCATTCACGCTCTACTTTTGACTAACTTGCATACCAGTCGCCCGAATCAAGAAGACTGCTATCAAGCCTGCCCACACCACCACTGCCTCCTCCAAGTCTAAGGCTGCCAAGACCCCCACCCACGTCACCAAGTTCAAGGTCCGATGCTCCAAGTACCTGTACACCCTTGTTCTCGATGACGCTGAGAAGGCTGAGAAGCTCAAGCAGAGCTTGCCCCCTGGTACGTGAAGCACGCGTATACGTTTGAAAGGCCATCAGCATTGACAATCTTACAGGACTCAAGGTCGAGGAGGTCGGCGCTAAGCCTGCCAAGAAGTAAACTGGGTAGACTTTAGGGCCGTTGGGGAGATGCATCCTGTACACCGCATGATATACTTTGCATTTGGGTTTTCATTCTTCGTTTGATGGTTTTGGTTTTTGGAGCACAGCTGTATAAAGTTCATACACTGCCGTCGCAATCTTGATACATTTTTGGTCCCCGTTTGGCTTGCATATTTGCGGAGTgcggagatggaagcaACTCCGCTGTGATGCTCTGATAAAGGATGGTCTCTAATGATAAATTCGGTCATTCGACGTTACCTCCTGCTAGTATTCTTGGAACATAGACTGGCCTGTCGACTATTGCAGCCACTTCACCCGCTGGCACGCCCCCAACCCATCCCCGCGAGACATGCCGCGGTAATCTACACATTAGTGCAAGCACACAAATCAGGACATTCTCGCTACTTGCTCTTTCCCCGACTTTCCGGCCCTCCCAGCCATGTCCGAaaccttctctcccaacTTGACCTTCACCGAAGGCTTCGTTCTCGGCCAGGCATCGTTCTTAATCATCCTCCTATTGTTTATTCGCTATGTTGTATTCTCTCCCAGTGAGCAGATAGACCATGAAGGCTGGCGCAAACGACGTGCCGAGCGGGCAGATGTGCGTATTGCTTCGTCTAAACTCGTACATGTATTGACATCCGGATTTTGAAAAGCTCCTCTCTAACCATACACCCCCTCCATTATCGAACCTCCTGTCCAAGACATCATATGATATGTCTATCCATCCCGCCGAATCTTCCGACTGGGTTAATGTTTTATTGGCTCAAATCTTACAAGGTTACCGGAATGACCTTCTTTCGgaaggcggagaagaaggcgcaAGGCAGAGAATAGAAGGATGGCTTAATCCGAAGGGAGAAAACCTAAGCTGGCTTGATCCAATAGATGTCACCTCGTTGTCGCTTGGAACTTCCTATCCGCTCTTGTCAAATGCTAGAATAAGGCCAGCAGATGGACAAGGTCGCTTGGTACGCCTCTtgtctctctctttctgaTCGAAAGAATGACTCACAAATATTGTTAGCGTGCAGAAATTGATGTTGACTATCTGGACTCTTTGAGCATGACACTCTCCACGGCCGTTCTGGTCAACTTTCCAAAGCCGCGTTTTGCGGTCTTGCCAGTCACATTGGGTGTCGAGCTTGTGTCTATCGGTGGTACTGTAAGTTGGATTATTTAGTATGCCGGTGTAACTAACATGGCTCAAGATGAGTGTACAACTTCATGAACCAATAGAGGATCGACAACATATTCATGTAAACTTATTGCCTGATTTCCATCTCAACCTGAAAGTCACAAGTCTCCTTGGAAGTCGAGCAAAATTACAAGGTCTATTCTTTTTTCGTTATCCTACAAGGTGTTTTGCGAGCTGACTCTGATTCCTAGATATACCCAAACTTGAACAGCTTATTGTCTCTCGTCTTCGAAACCTTGTGCAAGACCGTTTTGTCCACCCGAACCATATCTcgcttgctcttcctcgcatACTTTCACCATCAGTTTCTTCCACTCCGATTTTGGAAGGCCTAGGTGAAGGTGCAGTCGATGCAATGAAGGACGCAGTTAGTGATGGAATGAAAAGAATGGTGGAAGATTTCATGGGCGAAAATCCCGTGGAAGGGGCCTTGAATGGACAAGGTGAAGAGCAATGGTTAGACGATGACTTTCCCCCAACGCCGCTCGTTCAGCCTCCCGGTACCTTCCCTACTCTCTCAGTGTCCTCTCGACAATCTCATCGAcagtctcttcctccctctcgGCCCCAAAGTACCACTCAAGGCCAACCCCAGCTATTCTACCGACGTCCTCTAATTCATCCGACCCAAAGCTATCCTCACTATAATACCTACACTTTAGATCCACAAATACCCCATTCCGTCTCTTAccgccatcctcctcgaggATCTCATGTTCACAATCCGCCCGAAACGCCCGTGCCCCAAAGACCATCTCACGGACAGGGACGTATGTCGACAACGTCCAGTCTGACGC
Proteins encoded in this region:
- a CDS encoding hypothetical protein (HMMPfam hit to Cyt-b5, Cytochrome b5-like Heme/Steroid binding domain, score: 80.5, E(): 4.2e-21), with protein sequence MAAPAPPVAADPARTADPSAFSGPDVGAESGSKQEEKLLYTFETLAQHNTREELWMLLHDKVYDVTAFMDEHPGGDEVLLEEAGRDATEAFEDVGHSDEAREMLTKMYLGEFQGEKKGKAKKGSSSTGTSSSSSSGFPTWTIPLALFVAFLAWRLLLA
- a CDS encoding 60S ribosomal protein L8 (Match to ESTs gb|CF188822.1|CF188822, gb|CF194419.1|CF194419, gb|CF190542.1|CF190542; HMMPfam hit to Ribosomal_L7Ae, Ribosomal protein L7Ae/L30e/S12e/Gadd45 family, score: 83.9, E(): 4.2e-22), which produces MAGAKPPLPCRVSFFLLHPSSPPPNPQKLQKWCAFNHSQQASPRRTRQRQPSRHTLDGFGDAPKGKKPAAAPFGTKKAGKKVQNPLFEKRSKTFGIGGDLPPKRDLTRFVKWPEYVRLQRQKVILNQRLKVPPAIAQFSNTLDKNTATQLFQLLNKYKPESTQEKKARLLAEAEKREKEGDKATTADTKKPIFAKYGLNHVVALVEAKKAQLVVIADDVDPIELVVFLPALCRKMGVPYVIVKGKARLGLVTGKKTAATVAITEVRSEDQQALATLVSAAKANFLEKYEDHRRHWGGGVRGNKSINKLKKRAKALGQDAKKIDLSL
- a CDS encoding hypothetical protein (Match to ESTs gb|CF192400.1|CF192400, gb|CF192399.1|CF192399, gb|CF184351.1|CF184351) — translated: MRHNFATDGDYTKRREEAALGVVDFELFTLQGLPFATLKLRSTGQNVENPHSKYSADISISSLNKSETSKSSSRSREGRTLPSPESRRLLSSLPTPPLPPPSLRLPRPPPTSPSSRSDAPSTCTPLFSMTLRRLRSSSRACPLDSRSRRSALSLPRSKLGRL